A window of Methylocaldum szegediense genomic DNA:
TCGAGGTCGAGGATGATCGCATCGCCGCGGGCCATGAAGACCGCTGCCAGGTCTTCCACTGGCCCGGCGGCTAGGGTCCGGGTGTAGGCACGGCAAGGGCCGAACCGGCTCGGCGGTTCGAAAGGCATGATGTTGATCTCGGTGCCGAGCAGGCCGTGGGGATAGCCGGCTCTTTCGAGGTCGAACTCCAGATGCTCGAAGCGGTAGCGCTGGTATCGGCGCAGCCGCGGCATGTCCCGGCGCACGGCTTCTGCGATGGCGGCCAACGAAAGCCTTTCTGCATTCGGCACGGGCAGCGGCATCACGTTCATCACACTGCATGGCGTGCGCGCTACCGTTCCGCTGTGCCGCATCATGTTGGTCATGCCCAGTACCACGTCGCGGCCATGACCGTGCACAGCGAGAAATGCGGCGAATCCGGCGATCAGGAGTTCCGGCCAGGTTAGGTTGAGTTCCTGCGCGCAAGCCTTGAGACGAGCGACGGTCGGGGCGGGTAATTCGCTGCCGATGCGCCGGCCGCGGCCTATGCCGGCGGCCGGGTGCGGGCATAAGGATTTGGGCGACAGTCCCGCCAGCGTATTGAGCCAAAATTGCCGATCGGTTTCCCGATCCGGCGACTCCTGGTAAGCCCGGTCGGCTTCCACCACCGGACCGAGATCGCCGAACACGGCCGGCGGCGCGGTCTCGCCCGCCACCAGCGCGCCGTAATGCGCGGCGACGCGGCGCGTAATGAGTTGAAAGCCGTAGCCGTCCAACAGCAGGTGATGGGCTCGGTGCAGCCAGACATGGCGATCCGGGGCGCGGCGGTAGAGACGGTGGTCGTAGAGGTACCCCGTTTCGGGATCGAAAGGCCGCACCAGTTGTGCCGATAGCTCGGCGGTGAAATCGCTGTCGGAGTGCCTTTCGACGATTTGGACCGCGAGAGCGGGGAGGCGCGGTGCGATGCGCTGCTGCTCGTAGCCGCCTTCGTGCTTGACGATGCGAAGGTGCAGGGACGTCGCTTCGCGCAAGGTCGCGTGCACCGCCTGTTCGAACAGGACGGGATCGAACGGGCCTTCCAGCTCCGTGCATTCCGCGGCGTAGAAGACACTGTCGTCGCCGGCGAGTTGCTGCCCGAGAAGTACGCCGAGTTGAGCCTGGGTCAGCGGCCAGGCGCCGCCCATGGCCGTCATGCCGCTGCCCGGGCTGTGCCCGGTGCGGAGTTGAGGAGAATATGCCAGGCCGCCAGCGTCGGTATTGTCACCAGGTCGGAGAATTCCGCGTGCCAGCCGCGCTGCCGCCAGCGTTCCATCAGCATCATGAGATTCACCGAATCCAGTCCCATGAGCAGCAGATCGTCGTGATCGCCAAGTAGGCTGGGTTCGATTCCCATTTGCTCGGCGATCTCACCCCTGAGCGATTCCAGGGCGAGTTCCTCGCCGGTCAGTGCCTGAACGGCGTCCTCGGTCCCGCAAACCCGCGCGCAACGGCCGGCGGCATAGCGCAGCGCCTGTTGGTGATCCTCGCACGAGAAATCGGCGATAGCGTCGCCGATCAGAAAGGGCCGTATGTCGAGCATGAAGGCTTCCGCCGCCGTCATCAGGCAGCCGATGTGGGCGTACACGCCGCAAATCAGCAACTGGTCACGGCCCATTGCGCGGAGCCGCGCCTCCAGGTCGGAGCGCTTGAACGCGCTGTAGCGCCATTTGGTCAGCACAGTATCGCCGGGCTGCGGCGCGACCGCATCCACGATGCGCGTCGATTCGGGACGGTCGGGAATGCCTTCGCCCCAGAAGTCGTTCAGTAAGGCCCGGTCTTCGGGCGCCTGTCCGCCGGGTTGCGCAGTGTAAAGCACCGGAACGCCGGCTGTTCGGGCTGCGGCGATTAGTCGGGCGCAATGCTCCAGAAGCTCCGGAATGGGTGGCTGTGCGGGATCGTAGAAATCCAGGAAGTATTGCTGGAGATCGTGCACCAAAAGAGCGGCGCGCGTCGGCTCGATCCGCCAGGCGACCTTGCCTTCGGGGAACGAGCGCGGCATCTCATACGGGGCGATGCGGGGAATGCTCACGGCGTGCTCCTCTTCGTGGCGCCGGCCATGAGTCGCAGCTGGTTCTTGGCGACCTTGCCGGGCGCGGTGAGTGGAAGATGATCGACGAATTCGAATCGGTCAGGAATCTTGTGCATGGCCAGGCCGCAACGGTCGCGCAGATGCAGCTTGAGATCCAGCGCGAGCCTTGCCGGCAGCTCCGTCGCGGTCCCGGTCAGTTCGATGAAAGCGCAGCTGCGTTCGCCGAGCCAAGGGTCTGGCACCGAAACCAGCGCGGCGTTGCGGACCAGCGGATGGCTGAGCAGATACCGCTCGACTTCCTCAGCGGCAATCTTTTCGCCTGCCCGGTTGATCTGGTCCTTGGCCCGTCCCATCACTTGAAGATTACCGTCGGGGCGTCGCCGCACGAGATCGCCGGTACGGTAGAAGCCGTCCTCGGTAAAGGCACGCCGGTTGTACTCGTCGGCGCGCCAGTAGCCGCGGATCGTGTAGGGGCCTCGGGTCAGGAGATGCCCGGTCTCGCCCTCGGGCACGTCGCGATCCTGGTCGTCGACGATGCGGATTTCGTCGCCGGGCGAGATTGGCCGGCCCTGGGTTTCCACGATGACGGTTTCGGCGTCGTCCAGGCGCGTGTAGCTGACCAGGCCTTCCGCCATGCCGAACACTTGTTGCAGCGCGCAGCCGAAGGTCGGCCGTACCCGTCGCGCCACCTCGGGAGCCAGGCTGGCGCCGCCCACTTGCACCAGGCGGAGGCTTTCCAGGGCCGGGCGCTCGCCGCGCGCTGCTTCCAGCCATACCAACAGCAGCGCGGGAACCAGCGCCACGTGGGTGACCGATTCGGCGGTGATGATCGCGAAGGCGGCGGCGGGATCGGGCCGCCGCAGTAACACGATGCGGCCGCCGGCGTGCAGCGTGCCGAGGGTACCCGGCGAGCTCAGCGGAAAGTTATGGGCCACCGGCAGCGCCGCCAGAAAAACGGTATCGGCGTCGAAGCCGCAGATGTCGACGCTGGCGCGCACGCTGTAAAGATAATCGTCGTGAGTGCGGGGAATCAGCTTAGGCGTACCGGTGCTGCCGCCCGAAAGCTGCAACAGGGCGATCGCGCCGGCATCGGGGTCGGGCAGCGCTCGCGGCTCGGCGTACAAGCTGTCCAGCGGCGTGAACTCAGCGGCTTCGCCTACCACGATGACATGGCGTAAGCTCGGCGCCAGAGCGAGGACTTGGCGCGCGAGATTTCGGTAATCGTAGCCCTCGTGACGGTCGGCAATGACGTAAGCAGACGCCTCCGCCGTTTCGCAGAACGCGCTGATTTCGGCGCGCCTGTGGCCCGGAAGGGCCATCACAGGGATCAAGCCGAGCCGGAAGCAGGCGAAGCAGACCGTGAAGAACTCCGCGATGTTTGGTAATTGCACGACCACTCGTTCGCCCGGTTCGAGACCTAGGGCGAAGAGGCCCGCAGCCAGGCGATCCGCGAGCCTATCCAGTTCCCGATACGACCAGCGTCGCTCGCCACAGACCAAGGCCGTCCGCTCGCCGTGACGCTCCCCAAGTTCGCGTAGGAAGGCGCCGAGTGTTTGACCGCGCCACCAGCCGCGGTCGCGGTATTCGCGGGCCAGATCCTCCGGCCAGGGTGTGAAATCGGCACCGCTCATGCGCTCCCTCCCGTCAGTGCATCGAGCAGAGTACGGAACTTGGCTGCGGTTTCCGCGACTTCGAGCCAGGGATCGGAGTCCTGCACGATGCCGGCGCCGGCGTAGAGGCGAGCGCAGGGGCCTTCGACTTCCGCGCAGCGTATCGTTACCGCCCATTCGCCGTCGCCCTCGGCGTCGCACCAGCCGACCAGCCCGGTGAAGAAACCGCGGGAGAAGGATTCGAGCCTCTCAATCGCCGCCCGCGCCAGGGCTCGCGGTTCGCCGCAGACCGCCGGGGTCGGATGCAACGCCCGCGCCAGTTCGATCGATGTCGCGGCGGGGTCGCGCAGTTCGCCCCGAACCCGCGTCGAGAGATGCCACAATCTGGCCGTGCTGATCAGCTCGGGCGCAGGCGGGCAGTCGATGATCCGGCAGTACGGCCGTAGGGCGTCTATCACTGCTTCCACTACCAGCGCATGTTCGTGGCGGTCCTTGGCGGAGCGGAGCAGCGCTTCCGCGCGCGCACGGTCGACGGCCGGATCGGCACTGCGCGGCGCGGTACCGGCGATAGGATTGGCGAGTACTCTCGCGCCGGTGCGTCTGACCAGGAGTTCCGGGCTGGCGCCGATCAGGCGGCGCGGCGTGAGGTCGCGTAATGTAGGTGGCAGATTGACGGCGAAGGTATAGCCGGTCGGATTACGGTAAGCGAGGTTGTGTAACAGCCGAGCCTGGTCGATGTCGCACTCGCCGACGACTTCGAGCGTTCTCGACAGCACCACTTTTTTCAGAGCCGTTTCCTGCATGAGTGTGAGCGCTTCCCGTACACTTGCGGCATAAACGTCCGCCGGTGGAAATTCCTGAGCCGTACAGCCGCTCAGCGCGCGCTCTATCGTCGCTGGTGGGGCGTGCCGCCGCCGACCAGCGCGTTCCAGCCGTTCCGGGATATAGAGTATCGGCGCTGCTTCGGGATCGAACGGCAGCGCTCCTACTGCGACCGGCCGTTGCACGCCCCGTTCTTGAGCTTGCCCAAACATGCGGGTCAGAGCCTCATCCAGGGGTGTGCTGGGTTGAATCGACAGGTTCGCCAGGATTCCCCGCCCCAGCCAGGTGGAGCTGGGAGTAGCGAAAAAGAAGCTGGATTCTATGCCGTAGGCGCGCAACAGGGCGTCTGCGGATAAGGTTTCTGTTGAGCCTTGATCATCGTGTGCGGAGAGATAGGGCCGTGTCTCGTAATGCATAGGCACCTCAGAACTCGATGCGGGTGGAAACCACGAAACTGCGTCCTGGGCTTTTGAGCGGGACGATGAAGCTGGCCGAAGAACCGGCGGTGAAACGGTCCACATAGTCGGTATCGCTCAGGTTGTTGACCTCGGCGCGCACGGTGAGCCCGCGATAGAACCTGGGCTGCCACTGTGCGAAAAAGTTGTAGGTCTGATAGCCAGGCAGATCGAGAAAGCCGGAATCTTTGGGGTACTCGTACTGCATCGCGATTTCGGAGCTCATGCCGACCTTGACGCCGATTTCCGGCCAGGCGTACGCGCCGTGCAGCTTGATGATCTCGCCGACCGGCGAGCCCAGATAGAAGGCTGTCGTGTCGAGCGGGCTGCGGTCGAATTCCACCTCCGTCTGGGTGTAGTGCGCTCCGAACTCGGCATTTTCGATTTGAAAACCCGCGCCGAGGTTGAAGCCCTCGGTCTTGAGCGCAGGGCCGTTGACGCGTCTGAATACGCCCGGGCCTTCCTCGTACCACGGCGTGTTCTGGATGCGGGTCGAGAACACCTCGCCTTCCACCCAGAATCCCGCGATGGTGTAGTTCAGGCCGACCTTGGCGTTGGTCGAGCGCATCGGGTCGAGGTCGTCGGAATACGAGGAGTAAGGCATAGTGTGGAAGAGGGCAGCCTCGGAAAGCGGAATGCCGCCGAAGACATAGGAGTACCCGCCTTTCAGGGTCAGTCCTGGAGCCACGGCGAGGCTTAACGAAACGTTTGGGCTGACGCCGGTGTTCTCGAAACGTTTCCGGTCGACCGATTCGAGTTCGTGGGAATCAACGCGCAGACCCGTGGACAGCGTCACCCAATCCAAGGGCTGGCTGCGCAATTGCGCGAAACCGCCCAAGTTGGTGGACGTTTCGACGAACAAGGCATCCCGGAAGTTGTCGGTGGTCGCGCGGTCGTGGTAATAGTCGATGCCCGCCGTGAGTTCACCTAGGGGCGTCCTGAACCGGTTTAGGGCGGTCATACCGAAACTCTCGATGGCGGAATTGAAATAGCCGGGACGGAAACCGCCGGTAGGGCTCGGACGGGAAAGCGAGGTGTCGTTGTAATAAAACCGGATTTCCGGGTCGTAGAACTCGTCCGGCCTACGGGTGCTGTATTTGAGATTGGCGGTGGTGCGCTTGAATATGTTCTCGGTATAGATCGCCTGTCCGCGAGCCGAGGAGAAGTTTGCCCGGAAGGGGCGGATGCCGTCGTCCACCATGTGCTGGGCCGAGGCTTCGATACGATGCCCGCCCTCGACTGTGTAGGCCACCTTACCCAGTGCGCTGATCTGGTTGGCACCGGTGCCTCGTACCCGTTCGCCGTCGCCGGCATCGTAATCCTTACCTTCGACATGCGAGGCATAGCCCAGCACCTCGAAGCCGTGGCCGCGGGCGTAGGCCGCGCCGGTCTCGGTGAAGGCGCTGAGATTGCTGGCGAAACTGCCGCCGAGAAAAGCCCCGAAATTGCGACCGGGGGGCAGAAAATCGTCGACATCCCGAGTTTCGTAGCGCAGCGAACCGCCGAGCGTTCCCGGGCCGGCATCGGCCGCCGCGACGCCAGTGTCGACGCCCACCGCCTTCAATATATTGGGATCGATCAACAGATTGGCGTTGTGGTGCCAGATATTGTTCGCCTGCCGCGCCCCGTCGATCTGCACGTTAAGGTTGGTTTCCTCGATGCCGTTGACGTAGACCTTCTGCGAAAATGCGGTCGGCCCGCCAACGCCCACCGAGACGTTCTTCTCGAACACGTCTTTGATCGAGGTGGAGGGTGTATCCTCGACTTCTATGACGTTGTCCGGCACTGCCGTGCCCGAGACATTGACGGTGCCCAACACCACGGCATCGTCGGCCGCCGGCTTTTCGGCTTCGGCCCGTACGCTGCCGGCTGCCGCGAGCAATACCGCCAGCGGGATCGAGACAGCCGGCGCGGCGGCGATCGAATTCTTCATATGTATCCCCCCAAATGAGAATGATTTGTATTCGCATGAAGTTAGCGATATTATCCGCTCCAATGCCAATCGCCACGTTTGCGGCAGATGCAAATTTCTTTGTCAGCCGTTCGGGTTGTGATTCGATGCGATCCAAGGAGAGTCTTTGTGGAATCAGCCGATGAATAGAGAACTGACGATTTCACGGCGCACCGTGGAGTGCGCGGAGCTTTCGAGGCCGGGGCTGGATACGCCGGCCGGAGCGGAGGGCGTGGTTGGGCTGGGCGGCGTTCCCGTCGTCACCGGCCGAGTGCGGGAACTGCGGGTGCGTCCGGGCCTGGCGGTATACACTGCCGACGTGCGTGACGAGCAGAATCTGGAGGTCAGGGGCACGTTGCAACCGGGGTTGCTGCTGGTGTTGCCGCTCGCCGGCCAAGCCGACGTGTCCTACGGGGGATGTTGCTTTCAATTGGGTCATCAAGGTAGCGTCGATGCACGTTCGCGCCGCGAAGGACTGGCCCTCGCGCTGACCCGGCCGGAAGGGTTTGCCCGGCGGTTGCGGCGCGGCGCATGCCGGCGTGTGGTGAGCCTCATGCTCACCAGCCAATGGCTCGCGGAGAACGAGGAAGCGCTTTCCGCCCATCCCAGTCTGATCCGGTTTCGCGCCACGCATCTGGCCGCGCGGTATTGGCGTCTGACCCCGCGCCTTTTGGCCTTGGCCACGGATCTGATCGAATTGCACTTAGGCATGGCGCCACTGATGCGTCTTTATCTGGAAAGTCGTTGCTTGGAAATCATCGCCGAAGGACTCGGTGCGCTCTCCGGCCACGAACCGATGGCGGCTTGCGCCATGCGGCCAAGGGAGCGCCGGCGCCTAGCGAAGTTCCGCGAATTCCTGGACAGTGGCGAGGGCGATGGTTTGTCGCTGCAAGCCCTGGCTGATCGCATCGGCATGAGCCCCAGTACCTTGCAGCGTTACTTCCGTGCCTATACCGGCATGAGTGTCTTTGCTTACCAGCGGCGGCGGTTGCTGGACGCTGCGCGTATCGCGTTGGAACGCGAAGGGATCAGCGTGAACGAGGCCGCGCACCGAGCCGGTTATACCAGTGCCGCCAACTTCGCCACGGCATTCCGACGGCAGTTCGGGATCGCGCCGAGCCAACTGCGTCGGCGGAGCTGAGACGGGTCTGGGTGTGGTTCGGGCTTGGCTCGCGCTTCCAAACGTTTACGCGGATGACGCCGCCGAGCTCCCTGTGGACTAAGTGCAGTTCGTTGCCTTACTCTGATCCGGCGTCTACTGGAAACAGTGGATGTCGGTTTGACGTTGCCAACGCTTCGACCTAAGAACCGCAGTTGGATTTCGGAAATATCCGCATTGCCCTGTCAGCCGCCGCATTCCCTCACCCCAATCCCTCTCCCAGAGGGGGAGCGGCTAAACTTCTTCTCCCTCTGGGAGACGGGCTGGGGATAAGGGTTTGGCGCTTTTCAGGGGGAATCCAGCTGCTGGATATAGGTTCAATCCATAGAGGAGTACTTCATGCCATACCAGGAATCCACATCGGATCTGTCGAAAGAAACCCTCGACATGCACCGGGCCATTGAATCACTGAAGGAAGAACTGGAAGCCGTCGACTGGTACAACCAGCGGGTCGATGCCTGCAAGGATCCCGAATTGAAAGCCCTATTGGCCCACAACCGGGACGAGGAGAAGGAGCATGCCGCCATGCTTCTCGAATGGATTCGCCGGAAAGACCCCACCTTTTCCAAAGAGCTCCGCGACTACCTGTTCACGGATAAGCCTTTGGCACACGAATAACGGTCGTTGCGCGAGTTCTCGACGGTACTCGGTTCGGGGGTGCGGACATCGCTCGCTACCCTCGGCCGATCGCCAGACGAATGAGTGGTCGGATAGAGCCAGCTTCCTTGTCGGCATTTGGCGTGGACGATCAAAACTTCAGGATAGTGTTTGCAAAGACCGCGTTGTATTCGTAGTCGCCAAACTTCCTGGTGGAGTTACGGTGTCCCTTCTCGTAGACGATATTCAACTCACCGTGATCGGAAAAGTTGTAGGAAGCCGATAATCGGCCGATTAAGATTGTATCTTCGTCAGTCTTTGCATCGGGGCGCAACTTCGGGTCGCCGGCGTACTGCCACTCTTCCCAGCTAAATGTCGCTTGCAAGTCGATTTTGGGCGTTACCGACCAAGTGGGAGTGATGCTGACGCCTCTGGTGATGACATAGCTGGCCGTAATGTCCGAGGTTTTGTTCAACAAGTCTCCCCAACCGGACAATGTAATTGTGGTTTTCCCCGTCGGGGTCCATTGGTAATTGAACCGCCAGGCTTCGCCCTCATAATCTCGTTGTGAAAATTGCTTGTGCTTTCGAATGCGATAGCCTACGCGCCCCTCTACCAGCGATTTTCCGGTTATCTGCCATTTGTAGAGTGCGCTCAATTCATGTTCTTGGTACTGGTTATCGATCAGCGCAGACAAAATCCGCTCCCGATTCGGCAGGCGAGCATCGGTGTGCGTGTATTGAATGCCGATCGTATTCTCGTCGGGAGATTTGTAGTGCAGTCCGATAATACCGGTATTACTTTTTAAATCGAGAAATTGACGCTCGGCTGCACCATGCTCGCTATTCAGCCATCGGTATTGTCCGTTCAATCTCCAGCGTGGATTGAACTTGTAATTGATATCGACCAAAGCTGAATTGTCCGTAATGAGATCCTTTCCGAAAAAGTCCGTGTTCGTAAAACGTCCCAAGTACTGCCTGTAGTCATAGCCGAGTATCCCGCCGAGAGACGTTCCCAATTGCCATTTCCACGCCCCTTTTGCCACGGCTGATACATGGTTCAGGTTATCGTGGTTGACGAACCGATTGTCGTCGACCTTACCCTCGATAAAGAATTCCTGACGGCTCACCGGAATATAGGTTTTGAGACCTGCGGAAAGCCGATTGATCAAGTCCCAGCGCTTCGAATCGTCTATCGGTGCGTTCGGATTCGTCTCGCGTGGGCGGCGGAAGAGATTGTCGTCGTAGGTCAGTGTCTCGGATATGTAAGGCTGAAAAGTGTCAGTCGGATCGGCGACGCCGAAAGAGGCTTCCGTCCAGACCAAAAACGTCAGGGAAATAATCGTTTCGGCTTTGGGCTTATACATGACCCGCCAATGCTTGCGGCTTGAACACTTTCAAATGCTTGCGCAAAGCTTTTGTGTCAGCCAATGCGTTGGGACTTGCCGTATCGTCGAATCCCGAACACCGTTAGCCCGGTCAACAGCGAGGCACCTACTCCGACAACCATGCCATAGACGGCTGCCGCGCGCGGCGTTAGATTCCGGAAAATGCTGTCCAGCCTCGCACAGCTTGCTTCCGCCGCCGTTTCCATTTCGTCGGACGATGCTCTGGCCAATCGACCGCCATATACGAAGTACCCATGTGCGGGATCGCCGGGATCCAGGTTGAGTGCATGCAAGCCTAAATACGAGTAATTGAAGGAGCCTCCTCGTAGCCCCCGCGTCCACTCGTCACAGCGCCAACATTTCCCCCGGCCTTGGCTACGCCAGTCTTCGATCCATTCCCAAACGTTCCCCGCCATACCCTGCACCCCGAAGAAACTCGCTGCATACGGATAGTCGTTGACTCTCGCGACGTACCACGGCTCCCCAATGCCGAGTTGGGTCGTTTGGTAATTGGCAGTGTTGCGATCACCCGGCGGCGCAGAATTGTTCGGTGCGTTGTCGGTCATCAACGGGTAATCCCAATACTTCCTGACGCCGGGCTTTAAAGGGTCAAAATAGGCTGCCTTGTACCATTCGTCGTTGCTCGGGATCCAATACCTTGCCCCCGGATTTCTTCTGTCCGGGAGCTTTGAAAACTCGACGATGGCTCCAGGTGTGGTCGGGAACGAGCGGGTGTCGTAAGCGCCGTGCGAGTCGTTTCCTTCCGTCGTTCCGAGCTCAGACCGTCCGGTTCTAGGATTCCCGTAGTGATACCAATTAGCCATTCGGGCCAGCATGTACCATGACAAATAAGTCACCGGGCGTTCTTCCCAGCCAGGTTTCGCGGAATAGACGAACTCGTCGCCATTCTTCCGTCTGACGATGCCGCCCACGACCCCCGACTGCATGTCTTCATGGAACAATCGAAACGGGTCGGATTTCGAAGCAACGGCGTTCAAGAAATCCGCATATTGGCGATTGGTAATTTCGTACTTACCGATCTCGAATGAATAGGGCACGCACCCGTGACCATAGAGAGGATCTTTGTCATTACCCGGGTATCCCACTTTCACGAATACCATGTCGGTTTCGTTGTGTCCGTTATCGTGGACGTCCGGAACCGCCGTGGCCGCAGGTAAGATGGCCTTTTTGGAAGGTCCAACGGGATCAGGATTCATAAGCGGACGAGGAGTCGCAGTCCCGACTGGATCGATTGCTTGGGGGGTACGGGCAACTCTGAATCCGAAGGTGGCGAGCTTTTGGTCTGGCATCTCGCTGTCGCGGTAGGTTCTGCGCAGTGCTGACTCGTACATGACCAGAGACCCGCCGAGTGCCATGCGCCCCGAGCCGTTTCGATCTTCTACCCACTCCATGGCGTTTCCGGCTTGGTCGAACGTTCCGAAAGAACTGCCCGATCCGGAATAAGAACCCACTTCGGTGAGATGCGGAAACGGGGCTGCCCATCGTTCAGAATAGAAATTGGCACTATTGAACCGATCCGTTGGCGCTGATGCCGAAGGTTTTTTGTCGGAGCCGGTTGCGAACTCCCAATAGTCTTGGCGAGCGTAATCGTAGAATCCAGCCTTGATCCACTCGTTGCAGTTGGGTATCCAATAGAGCGCGTTCACGTTTCGCCTAATATTCGCGCTGTTGCCCAGACGCTCGAGTTCCGAGGTGTCGTAGGCCCCGACAGTGGCATTACCCTCCGTGGTGCCCAAAACGGAGTGCCCCGAGTTCGGCCTTCCGAAGTGCAGCCAATTTGCGTATCGAATGGCATCGAACCAAGATACGAAAGTGACAGGC
This region includes:
- a CDS encoding condensation domain-containing protein, with the protein product MTAMGGAWPLTQAQLGVLLGQQLAGDDSVFYAAECTELEGPFDPVLFEQAVHATLREATSLHLRIVKHEGGYEQQRIAPRLPALAVQIVERHSDSDFTAELSAQLVRPFDPETGYLYDHRLYRRAPDRHVWLHRAHHLLLDGYGFQLITRRVAAHYGALVAGETAPPAVFGDLGPVVEADRAYQESPDRETDRQFWLNTLAGLSPKSLCPHPAAGIGRGRRIGSELPAPTVARLKACAQELNLTWPELLIAGFAAFLAVHGHGRDVVLGMTNMMRHSGTVARTPCSVMNVMPLPVPNAERLSLAAIAEAVRRDMPRLRRYQRYRFEHLEFDLERAGYPHGLLGTEINIMPFEPPSRFGPCRAYTRTLAAGPVEDLAAVFMARGDAIILDLDGRPENYDDVTLRIHWQRIAGFLARALDRPRAPVVDLAT
- a CDS encoding isochorismatase family protein, whose product is MSIPRIAPYEMPRSFPEGKVAWRIEPTRAALLVHDLQQYFLDFYDPAQPPIPELLEHCARLIAAARTAGVPVLYTAQPGGQAPEDRALLNDFWGEGIPDRPESTRIVDAVAPQPGDTVLTKWRYSAFKRSDLEARLRAMGRDQLLICGVYAHIGCLMTAAEAFMLDIRPFLIGDAIADFSCEDHQQALRYAAGRCARVCGTEDAVQALTGEELALESLRGEIAEQMGIEPSLLGDHDDLLLMGLDSVNLMMLMERWRQRGWHAEFSDLVTIPTLAAWHILLNSAPGTARAAA
- a CDS encoding (2,3-dihydroxybenzoyl)adenylate synthase, which encodes MSGADFTPWPEDLAREYRDRGWWRGQTLGAFLRELGERHGERTALVCGERRWSYRELDRLADRLAAGLFALGLEPGERVVVQLPNIAEFFTVCFACFRLGLIPVMALPGHRRAEISAFCETAEASAYVIADRHEGYDYRNLARQVLALAPSLRHVIVVGEAAEFTPLDSLYAEPRALPDPDAGAIALLQLSGGSTGTPKLIPRTHDDYLYSVRASVDICGFDADTVFLAALPVAHNFPLSSPGTLGTLHAGGRIVLLRRPDPAAAFAIITAESVTHVALVPALLLVWLEAARGERPALESLRLVQVGGASLAPEVARRVRPTFGCALQQVFGMAEGLVSYTRLDDAETVIVETQGRPISPGDEIRIVDDQDRDVPEGETGHLLTRGPYTIRGYWRADEYNRRAFTEDGFYRTGDLVRRRPDGNLQVMGRAKDQINRAGEKIAAEEVERYLLSHPLVRNAALVSVPDPWLGERSCAFIELTGTATELPARLALDLKLHLRDRCGLAMHKIPDRFEFVDHLPLTAPGKVAKNQLRLMAGATKRSTP
- a CDS encoding isochorismate synthase translates to MHYETRPYLSAHDDQGSTETLSADALLRAYGIESSFFFATPSSTWLGRGILANLSIQPSTPLDEALTRMFGQAQERGVQRPVAVGALPFDPEAAPILYIPERLERAGRRRHAPPATIERALSGCTAQEFPPADVYAASVREALTLMQETALKKVVLSRTLEVVGECDIDQARLLHNLAYRNPTGYTFAVNLPPTLRDLTPRRLIGASPELLVRRTGARVLANPIAGTAPRSADPAVDRARAEALLRSAKDRHEHALVVEAVIDALRPYCRIIDCPPAPELISTARLWHLSTRVRGELRDPAATSIELARALHPTPAVCGEPRALARAAIERLESFSRGFFTGLVGWCDAEGDGEWAVTIRCAEVEGPCARLYAGAGIVQDSDPWLEVAETAAKFRTLLDALTGGSA
- a CDS encoding TonB-dependent receptor plug domain-containing protein, encoding MKNSIAAAPAVSIPLAVLLAAAGSVRAEAEKPAADDAVVLGTVNVSGTAVPDNVIEVEDTPSTSIKDVFEKNVSVGVGGPTAFSQKVYVNGIEETNLNVQIDGARQANNIWHHNANLLIDPNILKAVGVDTGVAAADAGPGTLGGSLRYETRDVDDFLPPGRNFGAFLGGSFASNLSAFTETGAAYARGHGFEVLGYASHVEGKDYDAGDGERVRGTGANQISALGKVAYTVEGGHRIEASAQHMVDDGIRPFRANFSSARGQAIYTENIFKRTTANLKYSTRRPDEFYDPEIRFYYNDTSLSRPSPTGGFRPGYFNSAIESFGMTALNRFRTPLGELTAGIDYYHDRATTDNFRDALFVETSTNLGGFAQLRSQPLDWVTLSTGLRVDSHELESVDRKRFENTGVSPNVSLSLAVAPGLTLKGGYSYVFGGIPLSEAALFHTMPYSSYSDDLDPMRSTNAKVGLNYTIAGFWVEGEVFSTRIQNTPWYEEGPGVFRRVNGPALKTEGFNLGAGFQIENAEFGAHYTQTEVEFDRSPLDTTAFYLGSPVGEIIKLHGAYAWPEIGVKVGMSSEIAMQYEYPKDSGFLDLPGYQTYNFFAQWQPRFYRGLTVRAEVNNLSDTDYVDRFTAGSSASFIVPLKSPGRSFVVSTRIEF
- a CDS encoding helix-turn-helix transcriptional regulator, whose product is MNRELTISRRTVECAELSRPGLDTPAGAEGVVGLGGVPVVTGRVRELRVRPGLAVYTADVRDEQNLEVRGTLQPGLLLVLPLAGQADVSYGGCCFQLGHQGSVDARSRREGLALALTRPEGFARRLRRGACRRVVSLMLTSQWLAENEEALSAHPSLIRFRATHLAARYWRLTPRLLALATDLIELHLGMAPLMRLYLESRCLEIIAEGLGALSGHEPMAACAMRPRERRRLAKFREFLDSGEGDGLSLQALADRIGMSPSTLQRYFRAYTGMSVFAYQRRRLLDAARIALEREGISVNEAAHRAGYTSAANFATAFRRQFGIAPSQLRRRS
- a CDS encoding encapsulin-associated ferritin-like protein, which translates into the protein MPYQESTSDLSKETLDMHRAIESLKEELEAVDWYNQRVDACKDPELKALLAHNRDEEKEHAAMLLEWIRRKDPTFSKELRDYLFTDKPLAHE
- the epsL gene encoding XrtB/PEP-CTERM-associated polysaccharide biosynthesis outer membrane protein EpsL, which translates into the protein MYKPKAETIISLTFLVWTEASFGVADPTDTFQPYISETLTYDDNLFRRPRETNPNAPIDDSKRWDLINRLSAGLKTYIPVSRQEFFIEGKVDDNRFVNHDNLNHVSAVAKGAWKWQLGTSLGGILGYDYRQYLGRFTNTDFFGKDLITDNSALVDINYKFNPRWRLNGQYRWLNSEHGAAERQFLDLKSNTGIIGLHYKSPDENTIGIQYTHTDARLPNRERILSALIDNQYQEHELSALYKWQITGKSLVEGRVGYRIRKHKQFSQRDYEGEAWRFNYQWTPTGKTTITLSGWGDLLNKTSDITASYVITRGVSITPTWSVTPKIDLQATFSWEEWQYAGDPKLRPDAKTDEDTILIGRLSASYNFSDHGELNIVYEKGHRNSTRKFGDYEYNAVFANTILKF